The window TCTGTTTTAGCAGCAAAGTCTTGTCAGTCAGTTGTTCTGTGTCTGTTTATTCCAGACGAGCTCCTCTGGCTCCAGTAGCCACCACATGACACACCTCCACATCAGCCCCCAGTTTCTGAAGCTCATCCAGCCAGATCTGTTGCTTCTGGGACAGCCGATCACTGGGCCCCTTCACCTCCACCACCTACAACAAGATGTCACATGTCACATTGCATGTGGCAGTATAATCCATATAACCAGACTTAAGATGGTCAACGAACTACAAAGTGTCTGAATCCACACTCAAAGGAAAATATCTTATTCAAAGAGCCAGATGTGGCATGATCTTACTTTGTAACTGTTGTTCGACGTGTTCCACACAACTAGATCAGGCAGTCCTGCACGGCAATGTCTGTAGTCTTTTGACATTCGTGAGATCACACCGCCCAAGAAGGCTCCACCCATGCACGATACCAGAGACTGCAAACAGAATATAAAAGTGTGTATGTTAGTACTATGTTCGATGATGCATTAGTACAACAAAACACCATATCCAAGTTATTTATCAAAGTGTATCAAGGTATACTTTGCAGTGGGATGGTTGTAGTTCATTTGTCACATTATACGATAGATAATGCAaacttaaatgtatttattatggTAAAATAAATACCTCACTGTCAGCACAGATCATCTTTGTAATGGTGGAATTTATGGCTAAGTTGTTGTATGGAATTCGATTTTACAGGTGCACCTAATAAAGTGGCCACTGTGTGTATATTCACAAGAGTGACAGTGAATACCTTTGCCTGCTGAAGGGATGAGAAACGCTCCCAGTTGACCAACGAACACACTTTACCCTCCTGGGACGTCCAGACATCTTCCAGCATGCCATGTAACGTCTCTACAGATGCCTCGCTGAGTAACTGCACACGACACTCAATCGCCTCTTTTCTGTTCTCATAGAAACAATCAGTGTAAAGATCCAGTGGACATGTCTGTGAGAGGAAAGGAAGACAAGTTAAACAGGTATAGATGAACAGATATCCTACAAATATTGTATACGCAAAGCGTACTTTACCTGGTATGGATTTCTGAAAACATCTGGAATACCCTCCATAAAAATTATGTCCCACAGCAGAAGGGCAAATAATGTTGAGAATGTGGAGCCCTCGCCATGGATCCCTATTATGTTAACAATAGCAATACAATGTTAATGTGATAAAAGGATAAAGAAAAGTTTTTTCTGAAGCACAACTTCTTACCTTGGTCAAAGCCTTGTTGGTGGTAATGTGCTAAGCACAGGTCTTCAACAGAGCCTATTGCAGTGGCATCACCACTCTCTTCCCCTTCTCCATTTGCAGGTATAAGAAACCTAGATTTCCCCATACCCCCTTCATGAGGAAACAGTTGTCCTCGGATTGTCACCTGgatagaaaattacatttattattcaaCATATATTCAACAGTTTACACTTTGTTTTCCCTCCAGAAATCCCAATACTGACTAAACTCACATGCTGGACATCTTGGACTTGTATCGTGGGAAGTTCTCTTAGTTGCAGGCGATATTTCTTGCAGCTGGCAGACTCTTTCATCCTCACAGCTCTCTGATGGAGAGACAGTTTATGTCCAGTTCGCACCAGAGGGTCTAAAAGCCCATCTCTGATCACACAAATTGCCTATGACAGACAATTCAAGACAGTTATTACTGAGAACAATGTCAAAAAGAAACTTCATTGAGGAAAATGTCTTAAATTGGTAAATGAAACCACAGAAACTGGTGCTGACTTGATCAGGTTTTTTaaggtgctggtggaggtttAGTGCCAGTCGATCCCACCACCGCCCTCGGCTGTCAAGACAATAAATGGACTGCGACAGTAAGGACCGGAGCTCATCTGTTGCTTCCTGTACCACAAAAGTAGACACATACCATCTTTAACTGTGACATACATTTAACTTCAGCTTGTATTTATATGAGAGTGTGAGCAGGTATGTTCAGAAAACCTCATAGCGACGTAGCCTCTGCAAGATCTCCACCCCTCTGGATAAGATACGAGTGTAAGCCCATCCTGTGGTGAAGCTGCGCAGAAACACAGGCAGCTCCTCCTCGTGACTGTCCAACACAATAATGATAAGAATGTTAACAAGTGTCCAGGGAGTCTGTAtctcttttttaaatctcaGAAAACCACAAGATTTATGTCACCTGAGGTCATGTTTTTTCCTCAGCTCCTGCCAGGCACTTTTGGTGGCAGTGTAAAGCTCCATGGCCTCTTCCCACTGACCTCCCTGCATAGCTGAGGCTACCTCCAGCAGGGCTCGCATGGATGCTTCATATCTGGTGTGATGGACAGAATCATGAGCATTATTTCTGGCTATCCtgaatatattaaaaacaatagacTCAATGTATCTCTTTTGGTGAATGTTTACCTGATGAgatcctctctgtcctggaacACCTTCGCTGTACGCTGCACTGTGTAATCTGGGAAGGCCAGACGTCCTGAGTTGACCAGCAGGATGGTGAAGAGCTGGTTCTGCCCACCAGCTGCCATTTCTTCCTCGTCCATGGTGTCCGTCAGAGAGAAGAGTAGCAGGATGCGAGAGAAGACAGCACGAGGACCTCGACACAGGCGCACACAGGAGCCAGCGAGCTGCTTTGCCCTTTCGGGTTAGAAAGAACAGGGGTGTGACCATTACTGCAATACTTGTACTGTCAATGAGCACAATGTATTCAATCATCTCACCTTTTGAGAATGACAGCCCCAATGTTGTTCTGAGcaggagaaacagagaagaaggaCTTTTGCCTGCTTAGACGTAGAAGTCCCTCCATTAGCTGCTGTTTCTGAGTCCCAGCATTGCCCAGATGGAAAGTCTTAGCAAGAGCTTTGAGTTCAGGAGCAGGCAGGAGATCCAGGGCTTCCCCTAACTCCTGAAGGTCGCTCTCTTTGATATATAGGAATAGCACAGGATGGCATTAACAGGAGAAAGGGTAAAGGGTTTGGCATGATGTGGTGTTTCAGCATCataacatatacattttatttggaaGAAAACGGGGGCTGAAAGATGAATTCCATCCACAGTCTGGGGAGCCATTGTTGATAGTTATATACCAATTCCATCAATCCAGCTAATGTCTAAGCAGTGAAACATGTTGTGCTGAGTAGCATGGGGGCAAGAACCTACCCCAGCATGCACATTCCACATCATATTCCCTAattttccctccctcccattTTCCCTACCACCATTGTTTAACAGCAATTACATATCAGGAGGGGAAAAGTACGAAAAAGTGAATTGAAGCCAAATTTTCATGTaattcttaaaaataaatatataaagattTAACCAACACAATCCTAATCAACTGCAATTACAGCAGTCACGACAAAGACCAGGTGcatcaaaatgtcaaatgatATAATGAGGGATCATTTACCTGATTCTAGAAAACCACCTTCAACCAGCTCCTGAGCAACAGGTCCCAGATCACTGCATATCTCTTCATAATCCAGTTTATTTACTTGGAGCCACTTCAGTTTCCTCTGGAAGAGTCTCACGTACAGCTTCTGCCCCATGACTTTTTAGAGGAAAAATACACGTTCGGAATGAGGCATTACTTTACATGCTGAATTACAATAAGTGAGTGATTTTTAAGCATACCTGAGAGCTTCTCAAACGTATGTACAAGTGACATGTCATGCTGGTCGAACAACGCCCTGTCGTCCTCATTCTTCAGGACAGCCTGTAGCACGGTCCGGAAGTTACGGAGATAGTAGGGAAGCTGTGAGGTATGAGAGCTGTCGACAGCCTGGTCAGTAGTTGAGTTCTCAGCACCAGACTTTGGCACTAAGTCACTATTGATCGCTGCAGCACTTTTTCCCTCTGAGCTCTGAGGGGGGTCACAGGTAGTGGTAGTAGAAGGTACCTTAGTTTTAAGCTGGTCCACATCAGTCATCTCTGCTATACTTTCTGTAGACATCACCTCCTctggctctctgctgctcccctcatattttgctttctttttggAACCAGACACTCTGCCAGTGGatgtttgtactttttttctttttgctagCTTGGAGGAAGAAGACTGCAGCTTCGATGtaacttgtttttgaaaagtggCTGATTTAGATGCACTGTGCTCAAGATTATGCCTTTTTTCTGACTGTGACAGATCTCCCACAGCTGTTGGAGTGTCTGTACAAGTTGCTGTGAGGTCAATGACAGAATCTTTCTGGTCTTCTAAACTCGGAATCAGAAGATTTTctttctgtgagctgctgaggTTCTCAGAATATATCTCTTTTTCAGAATACTTTGGTGCATTTCTAtcctctgtctgtttcctctctgGTGTCTTGTGATATTTCCTAGATAACTTGGAAGAGAGACTTCCAAGGTCGATCGTCCTGACAACAGCTTTACTTTTTATCTCCCGTGGTGCCTGCTGGTGGTTGTTCTTTTTGAAATAAGGGCTGGTCTTGGTCTctttaacttcttcttcttccttattTCGATCCAGCTCTGGGGACTTTGGAGGATTCCTGCTGGGTGACAGCTGGATCCTTGGCACAACACTATTACTTGCTGAGGCGGGACTGCTGTCTCCTCTCTCAAAGTTCTGACATTGCAGATCAATGTGCTCATTGATCTTGAATCTTGGTACCAACTGGCCACACAAGGGGCATGCTAGCTTGGGTGGAGGCTGACTGCTGAAGAACGAGGTGATTGGAGTTGTGGTGGCAGCAGCACTGGCAGAAATCCCAGCTTGGACATTGCCTTTCTTCTTATTCTTGGACAAAGACAAACTTCGCTTGGGTTTGTCTTTGTTGCCTCTCTCGGTCATGATACAAGTGGAAGTGCTGTTGCTCGCTGAATACCCTTTCTCGACAGTTTTCTTCTTAGCATACTCCGAGGAGAGTTATAGTAACGCTATGGCTCTGTTTAGCTAACGTGAATGATAACTTTGCCCAAATTAAAAGCACTTATTTAAAATAAGTGACACATCTGTAGCGTTTGGTACCTCACACATGAATTTGAAAAGCCCGAAAcattaatgtaaataatgtcAATGTGTGAAAAACATCAGCTAACATACCGGTAGCGTACTGGTAGCAATCAGAGGAGctgcacagtaacaacaatCCCGCTTCTCAGGCACAACCAGCGGAGCGCAGAATGCCTTTAAGGCTGTAGTAATCGATCCTAACTACATCGATATTTTCTCAACCACTTAAAAAGCAAtggtaaaatacaaaaataaataaaagcaaacaaaaatcGGAGATCATTTATATGTgtatgtgatttatttatttatttttatttaagttaatggtaataaaatgcaaaatacataAGAAGCACCTATTTTACAATGCCACCTCCGTAAACAGTGAGTCTAAATATATAAAATCCAAGTGCTTTATATTAAGACGATTCAGGTTAGTTTTGCAGCATATATTTGACCATGTAGTGATGATGCCGCTCTCTGTGTAAATTGTTGGGGGAGCAGGGCAGTGAGCACATGATGGGGGGTGTATTTCCTACACAGGTTCCTGGGCTGCTGTGCGGCTTTTATTCAAAAATCACCATTCCGGAGACCAATCTGATCTGATCAGCACACGGGCATTTTACAAGGAGGGCCGCCGGCAGGACCGATGTTGGTGAGTACCAATCGGAATTATCTAAGCACGGAtgtagagaagaaaaaaaaataaaaatgttgtggtGATGCATGAGGGCCTATACGGCTGCCGACAGCAGGGGCTGGGGACAATGCTGGAGGTGCTCCTGTGTGGTACAACATCAGCCCTATAAGCTGGATGTCAGCATGGTGCAGTCTCGATGCTTCAAATCAAGGTCGATGTGAATCGCAGCAGCAGGACGATATCGCTTCCAGATGGTGAAAGCAGCagcgtgtgtgtggggggagagagtCAGCTCCATCACTGACACGGTATGTgcgcaggaaagaaaaaaaaaaaaacaacatatatccGATAATCTTATCGATATTAAAGCAGATGGGAAATGCGGCGTCCACTTGTGAGTGAAACCGGAGCTTAACCACAACAACCACTCCTGCAGCTGCGGCAAAACTTCAGCGTAGTGGGTTTTGTGAAATACCCACCACAAACACGTCAAGGGCAGGGCGAAATGCGTGCCATCCGAAAAATGAGCCGTATTGTTTTTAATTAGCgcttcagcaccatggagaggTCAGGATTAGGTTGTACAGATCAGGGGGAGGGGAGGCTCGGTTTTGATACTCATCAGACCATCATAATCTCAGCTGTATTATCATCCGATCGACAGTGGCAGCGGTGGGGTTCATGTTGTGTTCAGTGTGATATACCTGACTCACAGCCGAAAGCTTGAGCCCAAACAACAATCGAGGTGTTTTGTTGATGTGGTTCATGTTCGGATGAGGGTGTTGACATGTTTAGACTGGGCGGTGTTCAGTGTGATGGCTCTCATGCAGTCAGTGCTTATCAGATTACTTTATTGCCAGACTGAGAACACCATTATCAGATTTGTGGGGTGTTGTTTGGCCATTATGTTTTTTGATATCATGATAGAGATGATCTGGTTTAAAATCACTGTGTTGGTCCTGTTTGTGAACCTCTGTATGTGAAATTGATCATTTCTTAATATAAGATTCCCTTTTTGTTGTCACATattgttgttgtatgtttgtaGGGCTGCAAATATGCAATATCTTTAGGCTGCTTGGTGATACACACCATTGAAACGTCCTctaaagcacttcataaatgctatGATGGGGCAACAAAGTTTAATATCACAagtttttgtaaatattagaCAGTTCGATCTAAATACTTAGATGAGGGTGTTGACATGTTTTGACTGGGCGGTGTTCAGTGTGACGGCTCTCATATATTCAGTGCTAATCAGATTACTTTATTACCAGACTGAGAATATTATTATCAGATTTGAGGGGCGTTATTTGGCCACTATTTTCTCGGAAATCATAACAGAGATCATCTTGTTTAGAAAATAGTCTGGTTTAAACCACTGTGTTAGTCCTATATGTGTACCAATTATATGTAAAATTGATGATTTCCCCTTTTGATATGTCTTTTTGTTGTCACATGTTATTATTGTATATTTGTAGGACTGCAACTAacttattgttattattattatggttattattaatattatctaGGACTGGGCAATACGCAATATTTTTAGGCTGTTTTGCAGGACAcagtatatgtatttatttagaaaTTTCCTGAAAAATACTTCATAAATGCTGTGACTGGATGACAAAATATAATGTCACAATATTTTTCTGACAAAGTACCTCATCAATTTTgtgacaatattgtagggatgagTCTTGATACAAAATattaagtatttttaaaaacatgatattCTGTTGACATGCTTTGACTGGGCGGTGTTCAATGTGATGGCTCTCATATGATAAGCACTAATCAGATTACTTTATTACCAgactgaaaacaacattttcagattTGAGGGGAGTTGTTTTGCTATTATTTCATTGGAAATCATAGCAGAGATGATAATTTAATACCACAGTATTTTTTTGACAGAATACCTCATCAGTATTGcgacaatattgtagggatgatgACTATTGATACATTGACAAAATATTAACAAGTATTTCTAAATACTCATCAGTGATGGGGATGTAATGACTAACAACAATATGAAATCTCTTTACTGTGTTGCAGCCTTTATAAACAGGAAAAGACATCACTAATGGCatataacaaaacaacaatatccAACATCTAAGACGATGTAAATTCTTATTTCATGACAGTGATCTGATATCATATACTGCCAAGCTTTAGTttgatctataaaatgtcagagaatAATTAAAAAGCCATCACAGTTGTTTGAATGAATCATAGCAGCTTTAGAAATctttataatataaatatttgagaGGATGGAACCAGTTAATTcagacatttttgaaaaatgacttaatCTTTTTACTGGTTAATTTTCTGTGAGTCAACAAACACATCGATAAACTGACTTGTTTGGCTCCTTCATAAGTTGAGCTCTAAAGTGCAGCATGACTTTGTTTAatacagtgtgacagtgttttgaTTGGCATaatttcctttttgttgttgtttttcttgttaaaaaaaaacagaaaaagcatAAAAGAGGCCAAGAAGAGTACAGAGAATAGAGATATTAGGGAGTAAAAACAATCCAACATCGatgtgttcatttattttttattgaaccAATTATTGTACCAGTAATATTCCCACTGAGGTTCAGAATCTCTTTTACAAGGTAGTCCCAGCCAAGACACCGGCATAAAAAgtttcacaaaaaaacccaaaacaagcaacaacttacaacaaacaacataaaaattttttacattaaaaacaaacacaacaagcacacagtgacaaagaTATCAACCCAACTGTCGTTTTCAgcataatgttaaaaaaaagtcttcataTCGCACAACACATACCCTGATATCAATCATACCGATTTATCTGTGGTAGGTGAATATTGACCTATAAGATAAGGCGGGTAAAAGAGtgcaaagaaaatattttaacaatGATGCTACTCAATCGTGTGAAACAGCCTCCTGTTCAGCAGGACATGTCAGAATGAGAGCAGACACAACAAAGCAAGATGACAGATAACAAATGACGTTCTGCCGTCACTGTAGACAAAAGGGACGTGATGACGAGTGTGGGTGTTGTAGAAATAATAGATTAATAAGTGGCTACTGTTCGTTATTAAGAGGAGGGACTGTGAtttgtgtgttcatttaaaGCGTGAAAATTAGACATTTACTCTTGATAAAATAGGGTCTAAATTGTTGTGTAAGTGTGGAAAACAATCTTTGATCATATGTTATTTAAATCTGGTGCAGTGTGAAGTGTTTGAGAGAGGCTCAGGAAATGTGTTGTATCATTATATCTTACAAAGTAAACAAGGGAAGAGGTTGTTTTATGGCTGACACCGATTCTTAGAGGCtaatttatttgtgtattgatgTGAAAGATGGATCCACATAGCTTGTGACAGCTCATTTCTACAGTATGTAGGTTCCGATGTAGAATGTAGAATCATTCATGTGAATTCTCTTGAAGATATCAAGTGAATAATCTACAGAGACCATCATGTAGGCAtctaaaaaaatctaattttggtTATCTGTTGATGTTGACAGGGTTGAGGGTAGTGGGCTTGCAGGGCCAGTTATGGCTCATGGAAAAACGCCAGGAACCATTTCCAAAATATTGGCTCCCAGCCCTCCACCGTGCCCTGGTCCAGGACTCACTGCACAGAGCCAAGAAGAGCAGCCAGGTTTGGTGAGGGAGGCATCCGAGCAACCGCCGTGTACCTTAAAGGATGATGACAGTGACCAGCTGATTCCTCCTGTCCCTTCGAACCACTATTACATGAGTTGTGACCCTGGTCCTGAGGACATGGAGGACACCTGCTCTGAGTACGACAACGTGGGCTCTGATGTGGAGCAGGACTACGATGAGGTGTTACATTTGAACAGAGAGGGCGCAGTGGACACAAGGTACTACAAACAGTACTGTCCCGAGGACAGTGGCTATATAAAGCATGCAGGAGGTGATAGTGTTAACGAGGATAGCAGCGCTGTTGACCAGATCACTCCCAGACCTCGCCATAGCACAGAAATATGTGAGGGATCACAGTCAGACACTAAGCCTCAGAAGACGAGCCAGCGCTTTAGGTCTCATTGTGCTCCAACTGCTAGCGATGAGGCAGAGCGGGAGGTGGAGAAGGGCCAAGAGAACAGGTTCTTCTTCAGCGACGGAGATGAGATAGAGGAGGTGCTGGACGGGGCCAAATTTATAGAGGATttagaggagacagagaacagTATTCAAAGGCAGACTGGCATTTATCAGGACAATGAGAATGAACGAATTAGAAAGGGAGGTGATGAAAGGCAAAGAGAAGATGACACTCGAGTCTCAAGAAACCATAGTACCCCAGGGGGCAGTAAGAAGTGTGAGCCGTCTCACGTGGGcttgaaggagaaagagaggcaggtTAAAGGACGAGGCAGGAGGGGAACGGGAGAGGACGTGGAGCGTGTCGTATCTGGGATCAGAGCATGCTCGACCAGCAGCACCGAACAGCGTCCAAAGGTGTCGTCGAAGGACTGCAAAAAAGTGGCTGTGCGGACCAAAGCCAGGTCCGGCTCCAGTAAGCAacatcctcctccaccacctcgtCTTTCCCATGCTCAGTCACCTGCCAACACCCAGAAAGCGCAGCCACGTAGAGACGCCCCTTCTGTTCCCTCCTCTGCTACCAGCCAGGAGAGCAAAGTCAGTGTTAACAAACCATCCCTGGCTCCTCATCACACGCCGGAACAACAGAGGGAGCCTCTTGAGGAGAAGCAGCGGCGGCCAGAGAAACCCCAGCAGGTAACCAAATACAAATAGGTCAGGTCTGATTCCCTGTGGCTCATGTTTGTCGAGGTTTATGCACAATCTACCAACACTGTTTCCCAGAAGATTTTAACTACATggattatattgtattattatattcaaaatattttgCTCTGAGGTCACGCTCAGGGTAGGGAAGTTCCAATGCTGGGATAatgttttgctgctgtttttcgCATTACAAGTCGtataaatagaaaaatagtagagaatgacacattttttatcatttcatcacttcctgattgatcagcagcTGAAAAGAGGCATATTTATGGATAAAAtgacatatttgataacccagTAGTGTCCGTTAGCATTAAACCACTTAATGACTGCATCCAGTGTATTTCACTTATAGGCTTAAATAATGATTCCAAGATGTCTGTTGATATTTTAGAATTAACTTGCTCCATTAGTATTGTATCTTGTAACACTATCAAGCGGTAATGTGAGCAAGTAAGTGGTTGAATCCTGatgttagctgttgtctaacgTTAGCTGAGGTTATCAAATATGtagttttaccttgaaatatggcctgaTGACCCTCCAGATTCTCACTATCCAACGTCTTTTCAGTTTCTGATTGAACTGTAAGGGATGAAATGATAAAGAGTGTTCAAATTCACAAACATTTGTGGGACTTGCAACAGGTCATTTGTGTGACATTTGAGATTCCCACTCTGAGTCCGATGTCAgagaaaaatggccgccatgtgaatatggtctgtgctctccctgctggaaaaaacagcgtAGGTGCTGGTCTACGCTGGTTTTCCCAGCAGGGTTTCCACAGGAcaacaataaacatttaaaacaaggcTTGCCTGAGTTGTGACAAATGTTTGTATTCAACAGGGTGAGAAGTCGGGTACAGCTGTGATACCAGAAGACGTGCCAGAGCCGCCAGGGAGGCTTCAGTGTCCCGAGCTCGTCCTTCCAGAGGAGAGTGACACGCCCAAGGTGAAGACTTTTTTATTGACTGCAGGTTCCAGCACCAGATTTTCACTCTCCATGGTCTTTTCACTTAAAAGTCAATGATAACAATTTTGAAAATGGTTAGCGAAATTTAGAGAGATACTAGGCCATATTCCaatgtaaaacaacatatttgataacctaCTAGCTCCAGTTAGATatcagctaatgttagcattcagccacaTCCTAGCTACTAGCTTAGTGTTTGATTGTGTAAATTTTACATTCATTGTAAAATATCACCACATATCTTGGgcacatttatttaaacctggatgtaaaacacactggatataattaaaaatgatgatgttaAGCTGGCAGTGGTTGAATGCTAGTGTTAGCTAATGGGTTACCAAAATATAGCTTTTCTTTGCTTTGAAATATGGCATGATATCCCTCCGGATTTTGACGCTCCATTGTCTTTTCAGCTGCTGATCAATTAGGAAGCAGTGACAGATAATGAGTCGTCTTAAGTTTAACACAGCAGAGTGTCATTTGAGTTTCCCACCCTGAACGTGATGatagaggaaaatggccgccatatGAATATGGTCTTTTATCACGTTATctatataacattttacaaaGTAATATAGTCCAGTATATCTCCGCACCACTTACCATGAAACTTTTGCTAAGTTACCTGACTTTTCCTATCGTTTTTATCTTAacttcattttttgtttgtcagaCTAAAGAAAGCTTTTTGTAATTACACACTAAGTTCAGTTATTTGCTGTGATAATCAACATGATTGATGTGTATTCTTGagtgttattattataaaaatgtttaaccTTGGTCTAACTTGTTgacatgttgatttattttttaagaagaCACAGGAAGCTGCAGCTTTCCCCAGCTTTGAGGATGGTAATTATCTCATGCAGTTCTTACATTTCGTAGTTAATGAAATTCGTTGCTGCAGTGTTTTACAATGAGAGCTCTTTGTTTTGCTGCAAGTCCCAGGTCCCTGTGAACCAGAGGATCTTATTGATGGGATCATCTTCGCTGCTAACTACCTTGGCTGCACTCAGGTGTTGTCTGATAAAAATCCATCCAAGTCTGTCCGCATGTCCCAGGCCCATGAAGCTGTCAGTCGTATCAAGGTAATCTGCCTAACCAGGGAGACAGTCGTTAACaaacattgatttgtttttttgacattcAGATCTGCCAAAAAGGTTACTGTAAGACATCTTCCTGGTTATGTGGGAAAATTTCAAAGAAACAGATTGGCCTTGTGTTCAGGAGAAATGTATTAGAATTTGATGGTGATCTGCTTCTGGGATTTTTGCCATTAGACAAGTTGTCTTTTGAGTTTTAGCCATCAAGCTTACAGAGACTTGATTCCAAATCCTGCGGGTGCATTTGCAAGTTTAACAATCATACTGATGTCTCCGAGTATTACAGCGATGTACTTGTTCAGCACTGGCAGAGGCTTGCTGTCCCAAGTGCCTTTTACTTTGGATTTACACAATTTTTTGTTGCGTATGGACCTTTCATTACCAACTGATTTATTTAAGGGGAACTCATGCAGCAGTGTCATTTTGTTACCACATGATGGAGCTGTtgcatgctctttttttttgctctcctaATATTTTCATAATGAACACTGTGAGATACAAAATGTCTCATTCAAacaatatgttgtttgtttcaaagAGCCAAGATGAAGACTCTCAAATGATGACAGAAGTAGATCTTTTTATCTCCACTAAAGCTGTCAAAGTGCTGAACGCTGACACACAGGTTAGTAACTCCCAGGTCTTTGTGAGTTGATTCAGCTCATTGTTGTGAATCTATTTTCAGACATGATTAGTCATTATTATCTTTGTTTTCACTCCATGTAGGAGACAATGATGGACAGTGCCTTGCGTACCATCTCCTACATCGCCGACATTGGCAGCATTGTGGTTCTGATGGCGCGTAGACGCATGTCGACAGCCTCATCAGAGGATTTCTCAGAATCTTCTGACTCTGCCAGCGAAGGGAAGAGTCAGTACAGGATGATCTGCTATGTTTTTGAGTCAGAGGATGTAAgtgtgaattacacacacacacatttaattttgaGTATATACTTCCATTTTGATTCAGATATTAGTTGCGATCTTCTTTGTTGTCAACTGGGAAAGCCTTTCTTCTGAGTAAATTTCCCCAAAAACACTCCCCTTCCAACAGGCG is drawn from Sparus aurata chromosome 8, fSpaAur1.1, whole genome shotgun sequence and contains these coding sequences:
- the fan1 gene encoding fanconi-associated nuclease 1 is translated as MTERGNKDKPKRSLSLSKNKKKGNVQAGISASAAATTTPITSFFSSQPPPKLACPLCGQLVPRFKINEHIDLQCQNFERGDSSPASASNSVVPRIQLSPSRNPPKSPELDRNKEEEEVKETKTSPYFKKNNHQQAPREIKSKAVVRTIDLGSLSSKLSRKYHKTPERKQTEDRNAPKYSEKEIYSENLSSSQKENLLIPSLEDQKDSVIDLTATCTDTPTAVGDLSQSEKRHNLEHSASKSATFQKQVTSKLQSSSSKLAKRKKVQTSTGRVSGSKKKAKYEGSSREPEEVMSTESIAEMTDVDQLKTKVPSTTTTCDPPQSSEGKSAAAINSDLVPKSGAENSTTDQAVDSSHTSQLPYYLRNFRTVLQAVLKNEDDRALFDQHDMSLVHTFEKLSVMGQKLYVRLFQRKLKWLQVNKLDYEEICSDLGPVAQELVEGGFLESESDLQELGEALDLLPAPELKALAKTFHLGNAGTQKQQLMEGLLRLSRQKSFFSVSPAQNNIGAVILKRAKQLAGSCVRLCRGPRAVFSRILLLFSLTDTMDEEEMAAGGQNQLFTILLVNSGRLAFPDYTVQRTAKVFQDREDLIRYEASMRALLEVASAMQGGQWEEAMELYTATKSAWQELRKKHDLSHEEELPVFLRSFTTGWAYTRILSRGVEILQRLRRYEEATDELRSLLSQSIYCLDSRGRWWDRLALNLHQHLKKPDQAICVIRDGLLDPLVRTGHKLSLHQRAVRMKESASCKKYRLQLRELPTIQVQDVQHVTIRGQLFPHEGGMGKSRFLIPANGEGEESGDATAIGSVEDLCLAHYHQQGFDQGIHGEGSTFSTLFALLLWDIIFMEGIPDVFRNPYQTCPLDLYTDCFYENRKEAIECRVQLLSEASVETLHGMLEDVWTSQEGKVCSLVNWERFSSLQQAKSLVSCMGGAFLGGVISRMSKDYRHCRAGLPDLVVWNTSNNSYKVVEVKGPSDRLSQKQQIWLDELQKLGADVEKEVHHEMKIIITNCQDQK